From a single Raphanus sativus cultivar WK10039 chromosome 3, ASM80110v3, whole genome shotgun sequence genomic region:
- the LOC108846707 gene encoding LOW QUALITY PROTEIN: pentatricopeptide repeat-containing protein At5g18390, mitochondrial (The sequence of the model RefSeq protein was modified relative to this genomic sequence to represent the inferred CDS: inserted 2 bases in 2 codons) produces MFLLRRYTRGSLFPISTTDYRGSISSTIXHFTSLEPPQSSDSNPSTKGDYFATINHVVNLVRREIHPERSLNRLRLPLTSELVFRVLRATSRSANDXLRFFNWARSNPTYTPTSMEYEQLAKSLASHKKYESMWKILKQMKDLSLDISVETLCFVIEQYGKNGHVDQAVELFNGVEKTLGCKQTLEVYNSLLHALCEVRLFHGAYALIRRMIRKGVKPDKRTYSVLVNGWCSAGKMKEAKEFLDEMSRKGFNPPARGRDLLIEGLLNAGYLESAKEMVSKMTKGGFVPDVKTFNTLVEAISKTGEVEFCVEVYYAACKLGLCVDIDTYKTLIPAVSKIGKIDEAFRLLNNCVEDGHKPFPSLYAPIIKGMCRNGMFDDAFSFFSDMKVKAHPPNRPVYTMLITMCGRGGKFVDAANYLVEMTEMGLVPISRCFDMVTDGLKNSGKHDLAMRIEQLEVQLRGV; encoded by the exons ATGTTTCTCCTCCGCCGTTATACCAGAGGAAGCCTCTTTCCAATCTCCACCACCGATTACAGGGGCTCCATTTCATCGACTA CGCATTTCACCAGTCTCGAGCCTCCGCAAAGCTCCGATTCGAACCCATCAACCAAAGGAGACTACTTCGCCACAATCAACCACGTCGTCAACCTCGTCCGCCGCGAGATCCACCCAGAACGATCCCTAAACCGTCTCCGCCTCCCGTTAACCTCCGAACTCGTCTTCAGAGTCCTCCGCGCCACCTCCCGATCCGCCAACG TCCTCCGCTTCTTCAACTGGGCCCGATCGAACCCTACCTACACCCCGACCTCCATGGAGTACGAGCAGCTCGCGAAGTCCCTAGCTTCCCACAAAAAATACGAATCCATGTGGAAGATCCTCAAGCAGATGAAGGACCTCTCCCTCGACATCTCCGTGGAGACTCTCTGCTTCGTCATCGAGCAGTACGGCAAAAACGGACACGTGGACCAGGCCGTTGAGCTTTTCAACGGCGTTGAGAAGACTCTCGGATGTAAACAAACTTTGGAGGTTTACAACTCCTTGCTCCACGCGCTTTGCGAGGTGAGGTTGTTCCACGGAGCTTACGCGCTGATCAGGAGGATGATAAGGAAAGGTGTCAAGCCTGATAAGAGGACGTACTCTGTTCTTGTGAACGGTTGGTGCTCCGCTGGGAAGATGAAGGAGGCGAAAGAGTTTCTTGATGAGATGAGTAGGAAAGGGTTTAACCCCCCGGCGCGTGGGCGTGACTTGCTGATTGAGGGGCTGTTGAACGCTGGTTACTTGGAGTCTGCTAAGGAGATGGTGAGCAAGATGACTAAAGGAGGGTTTGTACCTGATGTTAAGACTTTTAATACGCTTGTTGAAGCGATAAGTAAAACAGGGGAGGTTGAGTTCTGCGTTGAGGTGTATTACGCTGCTTGCAAGTTAGGTCTTTGTGTGGATATCGATACTTACAAGACGCTTATACCTGCGGTTTCGAAGATTGGGAAGATAGACGAAGCGTTTCGGTTGTTGAACAACTGTGTTGAAGATGGGCATAAGCCGTTTCCGAGTTTGTATGCTCCTATAATTAAAGGGATGTGTAGGAATGGGATGTTTGATGATGCGTTTAGCTTTTTTAGTGATATGAAGGTGAAGGCTCATCCTCCTAACAGGCCGGTTTATACCATGTTGATAACGATGTGTGGTCGTGGTGGGAAGTTTGTGGATGCGGCTAATTATTTGGTTGAGATGACGGAGATGGGTTTGGTTCCGATATCGAGGTGTtttgatatggtgactgatgggTTGAAGAATAGTGGGAAGCATGATTTGGCTATGCGGATAGAGCAGTTGGAAGTTCAGCTTAGAGGTGTTTGA
- the LOC130509376 gene encoding LOW QUALITY PROTEIN: probable serine/threonine-protein phosphatase 2A regulatory subunit B'' subunit TON2 (The sequence of the model RefSeq protein was modified relative to this genomic sequence to represent the inferred CDS: deleted 1 base in 1 codon) translates to MYSGSSDGESHDTSNQRRIPPASSMLWVRNLRRYIGSGAGLGSEALMELETKRILLEIFKDKQQKSQEAGTIPSFYKKKPEEGSISQRVQRLAKYRFLKKQSDLLLNSDDLAAMWNCLRENCVIDDGTGAEKMNYEDFCHIASVCTEQIGPKCRRFFSPSNFMKFEKDEAGRIAILPFYLYVMRTVSLTQARIDMSELDEDSDGFLQSQEMESYISGLIPNLAQLRDMPDAFTNMYCRIASQKFFFFCDPHRRGKACIKKILLSNCLQELMELHQESEEEVTDTEQAENWFSLTSAQRICDMFLALDKDCSGSLSKQELKEYADGTLTEIFIERVFDEHVRRGKSGSRNSREMDFDSFLDFVLALENKDTPEGLTYLFRCLDLQGRGFLTTADIHSLFRDVHQKWIEGGNYELCIEDVRDEIWDMVKPSDPLKITLDDLLGCKQGGTVASMLIDVRGFWAHDNRENLLQEEEEPPEEESQ, encoded by the exons ATGTACAGCGGATCTAGCGATGGCGAGAGCCACGACACATCGAATCAGAGGAGGATCCCTCCGGCTTCCTCGATGCTCTGGGTTAGAAACCTACGGCGGTACATTGGTTCCGGCGCTGGTCTAGGATCCGAAGCTCTCATGG AGCTTGAGACGAAGAGAATCTTGCTGGAGATATTCAAAGACAAGCAGCAGAAAAGTCAGGAAGCAGGCACTATACCAAGCTTCTACAAGAAg AAACCAGAAGAAGGATCTATTAGCCAAAGAGTCCAGAGGCTTGCTAAATACCGCTTCTTGAAG AAACAATCGGATCTTTTGTTAAATTCTGATGATTTGGCTGCTATGTGGAATTGTTTGAGAGAAAACTGTGTGATTGATGATGGCACTGGTGCTGAGAAG ATGAACTATGAAGACTTCTGTCACATTGCCTCTGTATGTACCGAACAAATCGGCCCCAAATGTCGTCGG TTTTTCAGCCCATCCAATTTCATGAAGTTTGAGAAGGATGAGGCTGGAAGGATTGCTATTTTACCTTTCTATCTTTATGTGATGCGCACG GTGTCGCTTACACAAGCTAGGATTGATATGAGTGAGCTTGATGAAGATTCTGATGGTTTCCTTCAATCTCAA GAAATGGAGTCCTATATATCTGGTCTAATACCTAATTTGGCACAACTGAGGGATATGCCGGATGCTTTTACTAACATGTATTGCCGTATAGCTTCACAaaagtttttcttcttctgtgaTCCCCATAGGCGAG GAAAAGCATGCATTAAGAAGATACTGCTCAGCAACTGTCTGCAGGAACTAATGGAATTGCATCAG GAAAGCGAGGAGGAAGTCACAGACACAGAGCAGGCTGAAAATTGGTTCTCTTTGACTTCAGCTCAACGTATATGTG ATATGTTTCTTGCACTTGATAAAGATTGTAGCGGATCGCTGAGCAAACAAGAACTTAAAGAATACGCGGATGGGACCCTGACGGAGATTTTCATCGAAAGAG TGTTTGATGAGCATGTCCGCCGTGGCAAAAGCGGCTCACGCAATTCCAGGGAAATGGACTTTGACAGCTTCCTAGATTTCGTTCTTGCGTTGGAGAACAAAGACACACCAGAGGGCTTGACATACTTATTCCGCTGTCTTGATCTCCAAGGGAGAGGCTTTCTCACCACTGCTGATATTCACTCTCTTTTCAG AGATGTGCACCAGAAATGGATAGAAGGAGGGAACTACGAGCTGTGCATAGAGGACGTTAGGGACGAGATCTGGGACATGGTGAAACCGTCTGATCCATTGAAGATCACTCTGGATGATCTGTTGGGATGTAAACAAGGGGGAACCGTCGCGAGCATGCTGATAGATGTTCGTGGCTTCTGGGCTCATGACAACCGTGAGAACcttctccaagaagaagaagaaccaccTGAGGAAGAGTCTCAGTGA
- the LOC130509378 gene encoding anamorsin homolog: MDSMVTQKTVLAVTDDVVLPVSSVLTIMKELAKEGIERCDPLIITQASTINQFPLDASSVDLVLAVSRTSDFPSDKIYSEFSRVLKPGGSVFVCTNSEGETIELQQTLQRRVTLAGFLEPQSLDLKSIKLSNFSLSVGIKANKPTWKIGSSFAIKKPAKALPKVNLGDALDLIDDLIDEDSLLTEEDLKKPQLPVASGCETTKKACKNCVCGRAEIEEKAVKLGLTEDQIENPQSACGSCGLGDAFRCGTCPYKGLPPFKLGEKVTLSQNFLEADI; the protein is encoded by the exons ATG GATTCGATGGTGACTCAAAAGACTGTTTTGGCTGTGACGGATGATGTGGTGTTGCCTGTTAGCTCTGTTCTGACCATAATGAAGGAACTCGCAAAGGAAGGGATTGAGCGTTGTGATCCTTTGATCATTACTCAAGCTTCCACAATAA ATCAGTTTCCTTTGGATGCTTCCTCAGTGGACTTGGTTCTAGCCGTTTCCAGAACATCTGATTTTCCAAGTGACAAAATCTATAGCGAGTTCTCAAGAGTTCTGAAGCCTGGTGGTTCTGTTTTTGTCTGCACGAACTCGGAGGGTGAAACTATAGAATTGCAACAG ACCCTTCAAAGGAGAGTGACCTTGGCTGGTTTTCTGGAGCCACAGTCTCTTGATTTGAAATCAATTAAGTTGTCTAACTTCAGCTTATCCGTTGGG ATTAAGGCAAACAAACCTACTTGGAAGATTGGTTCATCATTTGCTATCAAGAAGCCTGCAAAAGCTCTCCCGAAGGTTAATCTAGGCGATGCCTTGGATCTTATTGATGATCTTATTGATGAGGATTCTCTCTTAACAGAGGAGGACCTCAAGAAGCCACAGCTTCCTGTTG CTAGTGGTTGTGAGACCACTAAGAAAGCTTGCAAGAATTGTGTCTGTGGTAGAGCTGAGATAGAGGAGAAAGCTGTGAAGCTGGGACTCACCGAGGATCAAATCGAGAATCCACAGTCAGCATGTGGCAGC TGTGGACTCGGTGATGCCTTCCGCTGCGGTACATGCCCTTACAAGGGTCTCCCACCCTTCAAACTAGGCGAGAAG GTAACCCTATCTCAAAACTTCCTTGAAGCTGACATATAA
- the LOC108844148 gene encoding LOW QUALITY PROTEIN: 40S ribosomal protein S16-3 (The sequence of the model RefSeq protein was modified relative to this genomic sequence to represent the inferred CDS: deleted 1 base in 1 codon), protein MATQTAKASVQCFGRKKTAVAVTHCKRGCGLIKLNGAPIELFQPDILRYKIYEPVLLLGKHRFAGVDMRIRVKGGGHTSQVYAIRQSIAKALVAFYQKYVDEQSKKEVKDILVRYDRTLLVADPRRCEPKKFGGRGARSRFQKSYR, encoded by the exons ATGGCGACACAAACTGCTAAAGCATCCGTGCAATGCTTCGGGAGGAAGAAGACGGCGGTGGCTGTCACCCACTGCAAGCGTGGATGCGGTCTGATCAAGCTCAACGGTGCCCCGATCGAGCTCTTCCAGCCTGATATCCTCCGATACAAGATCTACGAGCCGGTCCTCCTCCTCGGGAAGCACCGTTTCGCTGGCGTCGACATGAGGATCCGCGTCAAGGGTGGTGGTCACACTTCCCAG GTCTACGCCATCCGTCAGAGTATCGCCAAGGCGCTCGTGGCTTTCTACCAGAAGTACGTGGACGAGCAGTCGAAGAAGGAGGTGAAGGATATCCTGGTTAGGTACGATAGGACTCTGCTCGTGGCGGATCCGAGGAGGTGCGAGCCGAAGAAGTTTGGTGGTCGTGGTGCTCGTTCTCGTTTCCAGAAGAGTTACCGTTAA
- the LOC130509377 gene encoding monothiol glutaredoxin-S2, protein MEMITKMVLERPVVIYSKSSCCMSHTVKTLLCDFGANPAVYELDEVSRGREIEQALLRLGCSPAVPAVFIGGELVGGANEVMSLHLNGSLIPMLKRAGALWV, encoded by the coding sequence ATGGAGATGATAACGAAGATGGTGTTGGAGAGACCAGTGGTGATATACAGCAAAAGCTCATGTTGTATGTCTCACACGGTCAAGACTTTGCTCTGTGATTTTGGAGCGAATCCAGCGGTTTACGAGTTAGATGAGGTGTCTAGAGGGAGGGAGATTGAGCAGGCGCTGTTGCGGCTCGGGTGTAGCCCAGCGGTACCGGCTGTTTTTATTGGAGGAGAGTTGGTCGGTGGAGCCAATGAGGTCATGAGTCTACACCTTAACGGATCCTTAATCCCGATGCTTAAGCGGGCTGGTGCATTGTGGGTTTGA